One genomic segment of Nitrosopumilus sp. includes these proteins:
- a CDS encoding TATA-box-binding protein, whose product MTQTKPLISIVNVVASATIDQKLDLVDITKKFPDVEYNPEQFPGAVFRLRTPKTATLLFSTGKMVCTGAKSHELAESAVNKVVGILRKGKIKIKNEPVVTIQNIVSSINLGGRVNLEQAARTLPRSMYEPEQFPGLIHRMLDPKTVILIFASGKLVCVGAKLEKEIHRSVHQIHSLLEEKNLMVYD is encoded by the coding sequence ATGACTCAAACTAAACCCTTAATCTCAATTGTCAATGTTGTTGCTTCTGCCACAATAGACCAAAAACTGGATCTTGTAGATATCACAAAAAAATTCCCTGATGTTGAATACAATCCAGAACAATTCCCAGGAGCTGTCTTTAGACTACGAACTCCAAAGACTGCAACTTTGCTTTTTAGCACTGGAAAAATGGTATGCACAGGAGCAAAATCACACGAATTGGCCGAATCTGCTGTAAATAAGGTGGTAGGGATTCTTAGAAAAGGCAAGATCAAAATAAAAAATGAACCTGTTGTTACAATTCAAAATATTGTTTCTTCAATTAATTTAGGAGGGCGAGTCAATTTAGAGCAAGCTGCAAGAACCCTGCCTAGAAGTATGTATGAACCAGAACAATTTCCAGGATTAATTCACAGAATGCTTGATCCTAAAACTGTAATTCTGATTTTTGCATCAGGAAAACTTGTTTGTGTTGGAGCAAAACTTGAAAAAGAGATACATCGCTCTGTTCACCAAATTCACAGTCTACTTGAAGAAAAGAACCTAATGGTCTATGATTAA
- a CDS encoding TFIIB-type zinc ribbon-containing protein yields MVLETINADSVCRRCGKKGMLTDNDTGERFCGQCGYVITETLQDSGPEWRSFSKEGGADPTRTGAPTSLAMHDRGLATIINPINRDSSGKPLTSTMKSTIERLRTWDSRSKVNASADKNLRQALNELARLKDKLSLSDSVIEKAAYIYRKALEKGLVKGRSISALIASALYAACRDTETPRTLKDVAEAGNIKKKDIARCYRLLHKELELKMPVVDPTQCVSRIASKLGISEKTKRYGIKVLKEAQEHKESAGKDPMGLAAAALYLSCVKNCEDRTQRDIAEAANVTEVTIRNRYKGLRLDQDMEI; encoded by the coding sequence TTGGTCTTAGAAACAATCAATGCCGATTCTGTATGTCGCAGATGTGGAAAAAAAGGAATGCTCACAGACAATGACACTGGAGAGCGATTTTGTGGTCAATGTGGATATGTAATTACTGAAACACTCCAGGATTCTGGACCTGAATGGAGATCATTTTCTAAAGAAGGAGGGGCTGATCCTACAAGAACTGGAGCTCCCACATCTTTGGCAATGCATGATAGAGGACTTGCTACAATAATTAATCCCATCAATCGTGATTCTTCTGGTAAACCTCTTACTTCTACAATGAAGAGTACTATTGAGAGGTTAAGAACTTGGGATAGTAGAAGTAAAGTAAATGCTTCTGCTGATAAAAATTTACGACAAGCCCTTAATGAGTTGGCTAGATTAAAAGACAAACTTTCATTATCTGATTCTGTAATTGAAAAAGCCGCTTACATCTACAGAAAAGCATTGGAGAAAGGTCTTGTTAAGGGACGTTCAATTTCTGCATTAATAGCATCTGCCCTTTATGCTGCATGTCGAGATACTGAAACACCTCGAACCCTAAAAGATGTTGCAGAAGCAGGTAACATAAAGAAAAAAGACATTGCAAGATGCTACAGATTATTACATAAAGAATTAGAATTAAAAATGCCCGTAGTTGATCCTACTCAATGTGTTTCAAGAATTGCAAGCAAGCTTGGAATTTCTGAGAAGACAAAACGATATGGGATTAAAGTTCTCAAAGAAGCACAAGAACATAAAGAGTCTGCTGGAAAGGATCCAATGGGATTAGCTGCTGCTGCACTATACTTGTCATGTGTAAAGAATTGTGAAGACCGAACTCAACGTGATATTGCTGAAGCTGCAAATGTTACTGAAGTTACTATTAGAAATAGATACAAAGGTCTTAGACTAGATCAGGATATGGAGATATAG